The genomic window CGAGAAGTACCTCGCCGTCGACCCCGTCGGCACCCACCGCCAGGACCCCGGCCGGCGGATCCCGACCTCCCGGACCACCTCCCCGTACGACGTCACACAGGCGTTCAACGACCTCGGCGAGACCATCGGGGAGATCGACACCGAGCAGCTCGCCAAGAGCTTCGAGGCCATCTCCGCCACCTTCGAGAACTCCCCTCCCAGTGTGCGCAGCGCGGCGACCGGACTGTCCGCGCTGTCCCGTTCCGTCTCCGAGCGTGACGCGCAGCTCGTCGAACTCCTCAAGAGCAGCAGGCAGTTGACGAAGACACTCTCCGGGAAGAAGAGCAGCTTCGAGACCCTGCTGGAGGACGGCAGCCTGCTGCTCGGCGAACTGAAGGCCCGCCGGGACGCCATCCACCGGCTCCTCACCGGGACGCGCGGCCTCAGCACCCAGCTCAGCGGACTCGTCGCCGACAACGACCGGCAGCTCCAGCCCACGCTCAAGGCCCTGAGCCGGGTGACCGGCGTGCTGGTGAAGAACCGCACGAGCCTGGACGCCATGCTGGCGCTCGCCGGTCCGTACTACCGGCTCGTCGGCAACACCCTCGGCAACGGCCGCTGGTTCGACTCGTACGTCTGCGGCCTCGTCCCCAAGGACTACCTGCCCCCGGGTACGCCTCCCGCCACCGGATGCATGTCGCCCAAGCCCGGGAAGGGCGGTGCTGGCTCGTGAACCTCGGACGCGTCATCGGCATCGTCACCGGACTCGCTGCGGTCGCCGTCGTCGCCACCTCGGGCGTGAGCGCCCTGGAGACGTCCGAATCGACCCGGATCACCGCCTACTTCCGCACCGCGACCGGTGTCTACGAGGGCTCCGACCTGCGCATCCTCGGCGTCAAGGTCGGCACCGTGGGGGAGGTGCGGCCCCAGGGCGACGAGGTGCGGGTCACGCTCCACGTCGACGAGGGCGTCCCGGTCCCCGAGGACGCGCACGCCGTCGTCGTCGCCCCCAGCGTCGTCGCCGACCGCTACGTCCAGCTCGCCCCCGCCTAC from Streptomyces sp. FIT100 includes these protein-coding regions:
- a CDS encoding MCE family protein; amino-acid sequence: MRAPRMKSVRERDPVAVSLVGLLVLALLGLAAYRAESLPFIGEGTTYTAEFTEAAGLDEGDEVRIAGVKVGEVTAVGLDDAKVKVTFRVKDAWIGDSSTAAIAIKTLLGEKYLAVDPVGTHRQDPGRRIPTSRTTSPYDVTQAFNDLGETIGEIDTEQLAKSFEAISATFENSPPSVRSAATGLSALSRSVSERDAQLVELLKSSRQLTKTLSGKKSSFETLLEDGSLLLGELKARRDAIHRLLTGTRGLSTQLSGLVADNDRQLQPTLKALSRVTGVLVKNRTSLDAMLALAGPYYRLVGNTLGNGRWFDSYVCGLVPKDYLPPGTPPATGCMSPKPGKGGAGS